One Tenebrio molitor chromosome 2, icTenMoli1.1, whole genome shotgun sequence genomic region harbors:
- the LOC138123822 gene encoding uncharacterized protein, translating into MNPFNKLVQNKRGKMLVLAILLTAAVLARQCTGINLTYIVKTEDGELQPSCIAEENERYAGIGWVYPLAAAPRIATKFVPTIRNDYNCKFDGRDKCAKSWALKNWQIDANSTRTLDLLFDSRWEDLPAVMTANGTKEFADRVEVPSVFRAGLSLRAADSAELLVCDGWNPYNYPCYHLNMSRTEIFLRKYTTLRKNISSSDRFLDSYKAFANILSDDEWRNFVVSLDDKGVLSLVDVSVNRTVIQYEDKEPLKPAYLHVRSTKPALWKFHQNHFFYTKTPQISRLGPMLYLPSKDLCVALYVSTCDSCAMTFFITRDGAKKVLKDVEPTKDGWQMIKLKSENILSDNLNIFVETKFAETSGNRTEGFWAVDDVRVCHENEVKVTFLKLSENGVAGEGDDVACQVVQHPKWRPKKLVYPKIQDFPTIDNSSNSTSITLNWTQEDPHNQINYLITYQANDLCPAEIPNLKRIKSNGFLMTKYNEITINNLVPYTKYNITFSSMLHEKEKQIYITTQESEQPSMEELPAKLNIQVKDTQAFASWDKIPCVSIYGPVLYSMKITNTRANTTKELNVQTDNTVQINDLQPYTPYTLYIATARNFESLQSGKNSFEMNMKFLTQPGKAPAVRNFEVYSTDKNSVSLRYDLPENPGGRPVYSQVFRCNAITFKKCKSAQYPIVPCKLWPKKYCVDIHNLIPGQKYTFKMSVRNEATQFYGDEVKAEVFMAEQVPGAPTNLTYKVVDCKDALDYCHLNISWYHPYKQNGTIESFHMVLNASDNGTSKDIQEVLQIFNASHYLPKYEYQIKYIPYSTHYELYVQSVNSKYKSDYVHTHVKTDDVGDHIDQSPTLLTTGTTSASFKLPVLDHRLTSYTVTIVVQDFNKDNAIAPGILKNTKVADHLCHNFGTTWILKPLEVTTNETKTVDIGNGEDGNERLQPKTQYCFTFIVTNKYKNTEHDVVYYKKLVTADGAVSHGGYNYHHLYILLLLLLLVPVGFLAYRYFKKRRPRKNRQQENKENVYESLPFEECEENCVTNDTYDHLLHK; encoded by the exons ATGAATCCGTTCAATAAGCTGGTCCAGAACAA GCGGGGTAAGATGCTCGTCTTGGCCATCCTCCTGACCGCCGCCGTCCTCGCGCGCCAGTGCACCGGCATCAACCTGACCTACATCGTCAAGACGGAGGACGGCGAGCTCCAGCCCAGCTGCATCGCCGAAGAGAACGAGCGCTACGCGGGGATCGGCTGGGTCTACCCTCTGGCCGCTGCGCCGCGGATAG CGACCAAGTTCGTCCCCACGATCCGCAACGACTACAACTGCAAGTTCGACGGGCGCGACAAGTGCGCCAAGAGCTGGGCGCTGAAGAACTGGCAGATCGACGCCAACTCCACGCGCACCCTCGACTTACTCTTCGACTCGCGATGGGAGGACCTGCCGGCGGTGATGACCGCCAACGGCACCAAGGAGTTCGCCGACAGGGTCGAAGTCCCGAGCGTGTTCCGCGCGGGGCTGTCGCTCCGGGCCGCGGACAGCGCGGAGCTGCTGGTCTGCGACGGCTGGAACCCCTACAACTACCCCTGCTACCACTTGAACATGAGCAGGACCGAGATTTTCCTGCGCAAGTACACAACCCTCCGCAAGAACATCTCGAGCAGTGACAGATTCCTGGACTCCTACAAG GCGTTTGCAAACATCTTGTCCGACGACGAGTGGCGCAACTTCGTCGTCAGCCTAGACGACAAAGGCGTCCTCAGCTTGGTCGACGTCAGCGTTAACAGAACCGTCATCCAATACGAAGATAAAGAACCGCTGAAGCCGGCATATTTGCACGTGCGAAGCACCAAACCCGCCTTGTGGAAGTTCCACCAAA ACCACTTTTTCTACACCAAAACACCCCAAATCTCGCGTCTGGGCCCCATGCTCTACCTACCCTCCAAAGACCTGTGCGTCGCTCTCTACGTCTCCACTTGCGACTCTTGCGCGATGACGTTCTTCATCACGAGAGACGGCGCCAAAAAAGTGTTGAAGGACGTGGAGCCCACCAAA GACGGGTGGCAAATGATCAAATTGAAATCGGAGAACATCCTGAGcgacaatttgaacattttcgtCGAGACCAAGTTCGCGGAGACCTCCGGGAACCGCACGGAGGGTTTCTGGGCGGTCGACGACGTCCGAGTGTGTCACGAAAACG AAGTCAaagtgacttttttgaaaCTGAGCGAGAATGGGGTCGCCGGTGAGGGGGATGACGTGGCGTGCCAGGTGGTGCAGCACCCCAAATGGAGGCCCAAAAAATTGGTTTATCCCAAAATTCAAG ATTTTCCGACAATCGACAATTCGTCGAACTCCACGTCGATCACTTTGAACTGGACCCAAGAAGACCCCCACAACCAAATCAACTACTTGATCACGTACCAG gccAACGATCTTTGCCCCGCCGAAATCCCCAACCTGAAACGGATCAAATCCAACGGTTTCCTGATGACCAAATACAacgaaataacaataaacaatcTGGTACCGTACACCAAATACAACATCACCTTCTCGAGCATGCTCCACGAGAAAGAGAAACAAATTTACATAACGACGCAAGAGTCAG aGCAACCCTCGATGGAAGAGCTTCCGGCGAAGCTCAACATCCAAGTCAAAGACACTCAAGCTTTCGCGTCTTGGGACAAAATCCCTTGCGTCTCGATCTACGGTCCCGTTTTGTATTCAATGAAGATAACAAACACGCGGGCCAACACCACCAAAGAACTAAACGTACAGACTGACAACACCGTGCAAATCAACGATTTGCAACCCTACACCCCGTATACTTTGTACATAGCGACCGCGAGAAACTTCGAGAGTCTGCAAAGCGGCAAAAACTCGTTCGAGATGAACATGAAGTTTTTGACCCAACCGGGGAAAGCCCCGGCGGTGCGAAACTTCGAAGTGTACTCCACCGACAAAAACTCCGTGTCGCTGCGGTACGACTTGCCCGAGAACCCAGGAGGTCGCCCTGTGTACTCCCAAGTGTTCAGATGCAACGCCATCACTTTCAAGAAGTGCAAGTCGGCGCAGTACCCCATAGTACCGTGCAAGCTGTGGCCCAAAAAGTACTGCGTCGACATCCACAACCTGATCCCTGGCCAGAAGTACACCTTCAAGATGAGCGTCAGGAACGAGGCGACGCAGTTCTACGGAGACGAGGTCAAAGCCGAGGTGTTCATGGCCGAACAAG TACCGGGAGCTCCGACCAATTTGACGTACAAAGTGGTCGACTGCAAGGACGCTTTGGACTACTGTCATTTGAACATCAGTTGGTACCACCCCTACAAGCAGAACGGTACCATCGAGTCGTTCCACATGGTACTGAACGCGAGCGACAACGGTACCTCCAAAGACATACAAGAGGTGTTGCAGATCTTCAACGCCTCGCACTACTTGCCCAAATATGAGTACCAG ATCAAGTACATCCCGTACAGTACCCACTACGAGCTGTACGTCCAGTCGGTCAACTCCAAATACAAAAGCGACTACGTCCACACCCACGTTAAGACCGACGACGTGGGGGACCACATCGACCAAAGCCCCACGTTGCTCACGACTGGTACCACCTCAGCAAGTTTCAAACTGCCGGTACTCGACCACAGACTGACCTCCTACACTGTCACCATAGTGGTGCAAGACTTCAACAAAGACAACGCGATCGCGCCTGGCATTTTGAAAAACACGAAAGTAGCCGATCACTTGTGCCACAATTTTGGTACCACCTGGATCTTGAAGCCACTGGAAGTGACCACCAACGAGACCAAAACCGTCGATATTGGAAACGGTGAAGACGGCAACGAACGCTTGCAACCAAAGACGCAGTACTGCTTCACTTTTATAGTGACCAACAAGTACAAAAACACCGAACACGACGTCGTCTACTACAAGAAACTGGTGACCGC
- the CCT3 gene encoding T-complex protein 1 subunit gamma: MFGSGRSPILVLSQNTKRESGRKVQLENINAGKQIADVIRTCLGPQAMLKMLMDPMGGIVMTNDGNAILREITVQHPAAKSMIEIARTQDEEVGDGTTSVIVLAGEMLAAAEQFLSQNMHPTVIIRQYREALEDMVVLLEGPLSIPVDRNDKAALANVVKGCIGTKFIGRWSDLAVNIALDAVNTVLLVENGRTEVDIKRYAKVEKIPGGSVEESQILRGVMVNKDVTHPKMRRYIKNPRIILLDCSLEYKKGESQTNVEITTETDFTRLLELEEEHVRRQCDDLIALKPDVVFTEKGVSDLAQHFLLKAGISAVRRLRKSDNNRVARACGATIANRTEELQESDVGTGAGLFEIKKLGDEYFCYITECKNPKACTILLRGASKDILNETERNLQDALQVARNIMLLPRLVPGGGAIEMAVAQKLLLKATHGPYRALAHALEIIPKTIAQNCGANTIRTLTALRAKHANHTDQSKPCAWGIDGESGEIVEQGTDGLWEPLAVKLQTYKTAIETAILLLRIDDIVSGSKKKGDREPATPADVQREQQQQD; the protein is encoded by the exons atgtttggtAGCGGACGTTCCCCGATTTTAGTTTTAA GTCAAAACACGAAGCGCGAGTCCGGCCGCAAGGTTCAGCTGGAGAATATAAATGCCGGAAAG CAAATAGCCGACGTGATTCGAACATGTCTGGGGCCCCAAGCCATGTTGAAGATGCTGATGGACCCGATGGGCGGAATCGTCATGACGAACGACGGCAACGCCATCCTGCGCGAGATCACGGTCCAACACCCGGCGGCCAAGAGCATGATTGAGATAGCCAGGACGCAAGATGAAGAAGTGGGCGACGGCACCACCTCAGTTATCGTATTAGCGGGGGAAATGCTCGCGGCCGCTGAACAGTTCTTGAGTCAGAACATGCACCCGACTGTCATCATCAGACAGTACAGGGAGGCCCTGGAGGACATGGTGGTTCTACTAGAGGGTCCTCTGAGCATTCCCGTTGACCGCAACGACAAAGCCGCGCTTGCCAATGTC GTGAAGGGGTGCATAGGGACCAAGTTCATAGGGCGGTGGTCGGACCTGGCCGTGAACATCGCTCTGGACGCCGTCAACACCGTGTTGCTCGTGGAGAACGGCCGCACCGAGGTCGACATCAAGCGGTACGCCAAGGTGGAGAAAATCCCAGGGGGGTCAGTGGAAGAATCTCAAATTTTGAGAGGAGTGATGGTGAACAAGGACGTCACCCACCCCAAGATGCGACGGTACATTAAG AACCCCCGAATCATCCTCTTGGACTGCTCGTTGGAGTACAAGAAGGGCGAATCTCAAACGAACGTCGAAATCACGACGGAAACCGATTTCACTCGATTGTTGGAGCTCGAAGAAGAGCACGTCCGCCGCCAGTGCGACGACCTGATCGCCCTCAAGCCCGACGTGGTCTTCACCGAAAAGGGCGTCTCCGACCTGGCCCAGCACTTCCTGCTCAAGGCGGGAATCAGTGCCGTGCGCCGCCTGCGCAAGTCCGACAACAACCGCGTGGCGCGCGCTTGCGGCGCCACCATCGCCAACCGCACCGAAGAGCTGCAGGAGTCCGACGTGGGCACGGGCGCCGGCCTCTTCGAGATCAAAAAGCTGGGCGACGAGTACTTCTGCTACATCACCGAATGCAAAAACCCAAAAGCGTGCACGATCTTGCTGCGCGGCGCCAGCAAGGACATCCTCAACGAGACCGAACGCAACCTGCAGGACGCGTTGCAGGTCGCCAGGAACATAATGCTGCTGCCGCGGCTGGTCCCGGGCGGGGGCGCCATCGAGATGGCCGTGGCCCAGAAGCTGCTGCTCAAGGCCACGCACGGGCCCTACCGCGCGCTGGCGCACGCCCTGGAGATCATCCCCAAAACCATCGCGCAGAACTGCGGGGCCAACACTATAAGGACGCTGACGGCTTTGAGGGCCAAACACGCGAATCACACCGACCAGAGCAAGCCCTGCGCCTGGGGGATCGACGGGGAGAGCGGCGAGATCGTGGAGCAGGGGACTGACGGGTTGTGGGAGCCGCTGGCTGTCAAACTGCAGACGTACAAGACGGCAATCGAGACCGCGATTTTGCTGTTGCGCATCGACGACATCGTCTCGGGGAGCAAAAAGAAGGGCGACAGAGAGCCAGCGACTCCAGCTGACGTCCAACGGGAACAACAACAGCAAGATTGA
- the LOC138123827 gene encoding UMP-CMP kinase-like, with translation MQNFLSKLAIVRNFTSRCLHYRRGLNFGGTSQMVQKKIVFVLGPPGVGKGTQCRKIASRYDFEHISAGELLRQERQILNSQHGELIDSCIRDGKIVPAEITCKLLERQMDNSTKSKFLIDGFPRNQDNRDGWNKTLDDRVQLLFVLFIDCPVDICIERCINRGAAAGSGRFDDTIEVLEKRITTHIKETQPTIDYYEQLGLVKFVDGNQPEDAVFEDIKNIFEDYNLTT, from the coding sequence ATGCAAAACTTTCTGTCAAAACTGGCGATTGTTCGCAACTTCACGAGCAGATGTCTGCATTACCGGCGCGGTTTGAATTTTGGCGGAACGTCACAGATGGTTCAGAAGAAGATCGTGTTCGTTTTGGGGCCCCCCGGCGTGGGGAAAGGCACCCAGTGCAGGAAAATCGCCAGCAGGTACGACTTTGAGCACATTTCCGCCGGGGAGTTGCTGCGACAGGAGCGCCAAATCCTCAACTCCCAACATGGGGAGCTGATCGATTCTTGCATAAGAGACGGCAAGATTGTGCCGGCGGAAATCACGTGCAAGTTGTTGGAGCGGCAAATGGACAATTCGACCAAGAGCAAGTTTTTGATTGACGGATTTCCGAGGAACCAGGATAATCGGGATGGGTGGAACAAGACCCTCGACGATAGGGTCCAgctcttgtttgttttgttcatCGACTGTCCCGTAGATATTTGTATTGAGAGATGCATAAATAGAGGGGCTGCTGCTGGGAGCGGGCGTTTCGACGACACCATCGAAGTGCTCGAGAAAAGAATCACCACGCACATCAAAGAGACGCAACCCACCATCGACTACTACGAACAACTGGGACTGGTCAAATTCGTCGATGGAAATCAACCCGAAGATGCAGTTTTCGAAgatataaaaaacatttttgaagacTACAATCTCACCACTTGA